A genomic window from Daphnia carinata strain CSIRO-1 chromosome 9, CSIRO_AGI_Dcar_HiC_V3, whole genome shotgun sequence includes:
- the LOC130700944 gene encoding UBX domain-containing protein 6-like: MDKIKKFFEKKKADTKFKLAGEGHRLNEPVQPPTVNRSAQSQSRSEASTSAAQQQAAAAALARLEKKKDPTPQQRSAAIIRAQALKELELEKQDAPIRELTLSDKTQKFLPADEFAVSGVYYKCPLVGPEVLPKKEIEKLIKEFLYQQLESEEAGLTACLVIHTLNRPVDKVQQCIETLFRYLDNVVQNPTEEKYHKIRVNNKIYQERVAQLEGVQQFLQAAGFQLKSVQNAQQELEDIWVLSNTQPEHIEYITNLRDSLISAEPIRPELDRGLQILMPSQAAKRVELPSDFFWLTAEEIKREQQLKTEQAERGLMLRTRAMRERDEKAAARKYRFTLIRVKFPDGPVLQGTFKVNETMQDVRLFVSEALQEPFAEFSLVSPAAGVTNAADVQNPSLLDLQLCPSALFHFAPAVPSSSGYLKDDLMILMQSM, from the exons ATGGACAAGATCAAGAAGttctttgaaaagaagaaagctgATACAAAGTTTAAACTAGCAG GAGAAGGACATAGACTTAATGAACCAGTTCAGCCACCAACAGTAAACAGAAGTGCCCAATCACAGTCTCGTTCAGAGGCTTCAACTAGTGCAGCACAACAACAGGCTGCTGCTGCAGCATTAGCAcgtcttgaaaagaaaaaagatcccACCCCTCAGCAAAGATCTGCAGCAATAATACGAGCCCAAGCATTAAAAGAATTAGAACTAGAGAAACAGGATGCCCCTATCCGAGAACTGACACTGTCTGATAAAACTCAAAAATTTCTACCAGCAGATGAATTTGCTGTCAGTGGGGTTTATTACAAGTGCCCCCTTGTAG GGCCTGAGGTACTCCCGAAAAAGGAGATTGAAAAATTGATCAAGGAATTTCTCTATCAGCAGTTAGAAAGTGAAGAAGCAGGACTGACTGCATGTCTTGTTATACACACCTTGAACAGGCCTGTAGATAAG GTTCAGCAATGTATCGAGACTTTGTTTCGGTATCTAGACAACGTCGTTCAGAATCCCACCGAAGAGAAGTATCACAAAATCCGTgtcaataataaaatttacCAAGAACGTGTGGCTCAACTCGAGGGAGTTCAACAGTTTTTGCAAGCAGCCGGCTTTCAACTGAAATCTGTACAAAATGCCCAGCAAGAATTGGAGGATATCTGGGTCTTATCAAATACGCAACCGGAACACATCGAATACATTACT AATTTACGTGATAGTTTAATCAGCGCCGAACCGATACGCCCTGAGTTAGATCGAGGACTCCAGATTTTGATGCCGTCACAGGCTGCCAAGCGGGTTGAATTGCCATCTGATTTCTTCTGGCTTACTGCAGAAGAAATAAAACGAGAACAACAGTTGAAAACTGAGCAGGCAGAACGTGGTTTAATGCTACGGACGCGGGCCATGAGGGAGCGTGACGAGAAGGCTGCAGCACGAAAATACAGATTTACTCTCATCCGTGTTAAGTTTCCTGATGGTCCAGTGCTACAAGGCACGTTCAAAGTGAATGAAACCATGCAAGACGTCCGCCTGTTTGTCTCCGAAGCCCTCCAAGAACCTTTTGCAGAATTTAGCTTAGTATCACCAGCAGCTGGTGTTACTAACGCGGCCGATGTCCAGAACCCAAGTCTACTTGATCTTCAACTCTGCCCGTCAGCACTCTTTCATTTTGCACCAGCCGTTCCTTCATCTTCTGGTTACCTGAAAGACGATTTGATGATCCTTATGCAATCCATGTGA
- the LOC130700958 gene encoding aurora kinase C-like: MDTKQPLRDLQIVTKPLTTAPLAKTDVKLENERSKPKWTLENFEIGRPLGKGKFGNVYLAREKKSKFVVALKVLFKSQLQKSHLEHQLRREIEIQSHLRHPNILRMYGYFFDETRVYLILEYASKGEMYKFLMAQPLQRFEEPTVANYMAQLADALMYCHARKVIHRDIKPENLLLGASGDVKIADFGWSVHAPSSRRTTMCGTLDYLAPEMVEGRSHDERVDLWTLGILCYEFLVGKPPFEEEKTELTYKRICSVDLRFPAHVTNGARDIISKLLKYQPEERLDLKSIVHHEWVQQHLTSDVKSKLPYFQSHDKIKTEV; encoded by the exons ATGGATACCAAACAACCGTTAAGGGACTTGCAAATCGTGACCAAGCCTCTGACGACTGCCCCATTAGCAAAAACGGATGTCAAACTTGAGAATGAAAGATCAAAACCTAA GTGGACTttggaaaattttgaaattggcCGTCCCTTGGGTAAGGGCAAATTTGGAAATGTGTACCTAGCCAGGGAGAAAAAGTCTAAGTTTGTGGTAGCACTTAAAGTATTATTCAAGTCACAGCTTCAGAAGAGTCACCTAGAACACCAGCTTCGCAGAGAAATTGAAATCCAGTCACATTTAAG gcaTCCAAACATTTTGAGGATGTATGGTTACTTTTTTGATGAAACCAGAGTCTACTTGATTTTAGAGTATGCATCAAAAGGTGAAATGTATAAATTCCTGATGGCACAGCCTCTTCAGCGCTTTGAGGAACCTAC GGTTGCAAATTATATGGCTCAGTTAGCTGATGCTTTGATGTATTGTCATGCACGCAAGGTAATTCATCGGGATATTAAACCTGAGAACTTGCTGCTGGGAGCAAGCGGAGACGTCAAAATTGCAGATTTTGGATGGTCTGTGCATGCTCCATCTTCACG ACGCACTACAATGTGTGGAACGCTTGACTACTTGGCCCCGGAAATGGTTGAGGGTCGATCTCATGACGAAAGAGTAGATTTGTGGACCTTGGGTATTTTGTGCTATGAATTTCTAGTGGGTAAGCCACCTTTTGAGGAGGAGAAAACCGAACTTACTTACAAGAGAATTTGCAG TGTTGATTTGCGCTTTCCTGCACACGTGACGAATGGCGCCCGTGACATTATCAGCAAATTGCTTAAATATCAACCCGAGGAACGCCTAGATTTAAAGAGCATTGTTCATCATGAATGGGTCCAACAGCATTTGACGTCCGACGTAAAATCAAA ATTGCCTTACTTCCAGTCCCACGACAAAATTAAAACAGAAGTGTAA
- the LOC130700939 gene encoding calcium/calmodulin-dependent protein kinase kinase 1-like produces MHPEKEKTANTSSGFLSSSRRVNSSAKSSMGVEIQHENVISSSVPVPSPPTLPHPCLSHSGLVNVISNQIQSMDLNGSEGGGSTRTSSHPIAIPSGISLHLKRPIFPNLPYSPMSSPSNVRRRCPLKQSRNVSIEKAGQYIQLNQYLLKEPIGQGSYGIVKLAYNEADDLHYAMKILSKKKLLQKAGVYGRLAPQRNKLGKSGSTGTITHPLDRVHREIAVLKKLDHPNVVKLVEVLDDPAQDNLYLVFELLELGPVVEVPNDNPMEEDQARIRFRDLLLGIEYLHHNHVIHRDIKPANLLLGDDGLLRIADFGVCNEFHGEEDVWLDNTVGTPAFLAPEALVGKFSGKAADIWSMGVTLYAFVYGILPFYDTNIVALYGLIQHQGLRFPASPSTSAKLKDLLIRMLCKDPSRRITVPEIKEHSWVTSDGAWPLPAEEENCNSGPFEITAEDLAHSVRSIPHLASLILVKAMLRKHSFQHPFKVNSNPSLVKAGRSEMMGKQLRFQSGGRSNSAPDSYSVFFERGISLDLPVLREAATDVSSQ; encoded by the exons ATGCATCCCGAGAAAGAGAAGACGGCTAACACATCCAGTGGCTTTCTTTCATCATCCAGAAGGGTCAACAGCAGCGCGAAATCATCGATGGGTGTAGAAATTCAGCATGAAAACGTCATTAGCAGTTCAGTGCCAGTGCCTTCACCCCCTACTCTCCCACACCCCTGCCTTAGTCATTCAG GCCTTGTGAATGTCATCTCCAACCAAATTCAAAGTATGGACCTGAACGGGAGCGAAGGCGGCGGGAGTACTCGTACCTCTAGCCATCCCATCGCAATCCCAAGCGGAATTTCACTGCACCTTAAACGCCCCATCTTCCCCAATTTGCCTTACTCACCCATGAGCTCACCCTCTAATGTTCGCCGCCGCTGTCCGCTCAAACAGAGCCGAAATGTTAGCATTGAGAAGGCCGGTCAGTATATCCAACTCAATCAGTACCTACTGAAAGAACCCATTGGCCAG GGATCGTATGGAATCGTCAAATTGGCCTACAATGAAGCCGATGACCTCCACTAT gccatgaaaatcctttcaaagaaaaaacttcTTCAAAAAGCAGGTGTTTATGGCCGTCTGGCTCCACAAAGAAATAAACTCGGTAAAAGTGGCAGCACCGGGACCATAACACACCCTCTCGATCGAGTTCATCGAGAAATAGCCGTTCTTAAGAAACTGGATCATCCCAATGTCGTCAAATTGGTAGAAGTCCTTGATGATCCTGCTCAAGACAATCTATACTTGG TGTTTGAACTACTGGAATTGGGACCCGTGGTGGAAGTGCCAAATGATAATCCGATGGAAGAAGATCAAGCTCGGATTCGCTTTCGTGATTTGTTGTTGGGGATTGAATATC TGCATCATAACCACGTCATCCACCGTGACATCAAACCAGCTAATTTACTTCTGGGCGATGACGGTCTATTGCGCATCGCTGATTTTGGTGTATGTAACGAGTTTCATGGAGAAGAGGACGTCTGGCTGGACAATACGGTTGGAACGCCAGCTTTTTTAGCTCCAGAGGCGTTGGTTGGAAAGTTTTCCGGCAAAGCGGCAGATATTTGGTCGATGGGTGTCACTCTTTACGCTTTCGTCTACGGCATTCTTCCATTCTACGATACAAACATCGTAGCTTTGTATGGGTTAATTCAACATCAGGGGTTAAGATTCCCTGCCAGCCCATCGACTTCAGCCAAGTTGAAGGACTTGCTGATTCGCATGCTCTGCAAAGATCCAAGTCGACGGATTACTGTTCCAGAGATCAAAGAACATTCTTGGGTGACGAGTGACGGAGCCTGGCCGCTGCCTGCAGAGGAAGAAAACTGCAATAGCGGACCTTTCGAGATTACAGCCGAGGATTTGGCCCACTCGGTTCGGTCCATCCCGCATCTCGCTTCTCTCATTCTGGTCAAAGCCATGCTACGCAAGCATTCATTCCAGCATCCTTTTAAAG TAAATTCCAATCCATCGTTAGTCAAAGCAGGACGATCGGAGATGATGGGGAAGCAATTGCGATTTCAATCAGGTGGAAGGTCCAATTCGGCTCCAGATTCCTACAGCGTTTTCTTCGAAAG GGGAATATCGTTGGACTTGCCCGTACTTCGTGAAGCTGCAACAGATGTGAGCTCCCAGTAG
- the LOC130700945 gene encoding 3-methyl-2-oxobutanoate dehydrogenase [lipoamide] kinase, mitochondrial-like produces MLSLKHFALTLCKEKRSGSVIRHLTYFASSQSNSIGNNNKTPPPSNPSVSSYYKVNNQSAIDTAAGKPSVRLTPYMILYSGKSHDGSHLLKSAQYLWKELPVRIAHRIHEFRSLPFIIGCNPTILEVHELYIRAFNILNNHPAIRTAEDEAAYSRLLRDLLDDHTHVVTQLAAGFKECRKHIQNEDVVRQFCDRTLTSRLGIRLLVIHHLSLREEKPHHVGIINKSVRLKDLVEKWAEFTRRLAFHRYGKSPDIRLSGHVGSSFPYITLPLDYILPELFKNAVRATIESHPDASESSLPSVHVTIANNEVDFILRISDRGGGIPHAVLPKVMYYNYTTAEESTEQRLAVDPLGNIIDASNPGSGSTMSPMHGFGFGLPTSRAYAEYLGGSLTIQSLQGLGTDVYLRLKHIDSKHDAFRI; encoded by the exons ATGCTGTCACTGAAGCATTTTGCGCTCACAttgtgcaaagaaaaaagatctGGATCCGTGATCAGACATTTGACTTATTTCGCTTCATCACAGTCAAACAGTAttggaaacaacaacaaaactcCCCCACCAAGTAATCCTAGTGTCAGTTCTTATTATAAAGTCAACAATCAGAGTGCCATTGACACAGCTGCTGGGAAA CCGTCTGTGAGGTTGACCCCTTATATGATCCTTTACTCTGGAAAAAGTCATGATGGAAGTCATTTATTG AAAAGTGCCCAATATTTATGGAAGGAGCTTCCCGTCAGGATTGCACATAGAATCCATGAGTTTAGGTCCCTCCCTTTCATCATAGGTTGCAATCCAACCATACTTGAAGTG CATGAACTTTATATTCGAGCATTTAATATTTTGAACAATCATCCTGCAATTCGAACTGCTGAAGATGAAGCTGCATATAGCCGTTTATTGAGAGACCTCCTTGATGATCATACACATGTTGTCACTCAGCTTGCTGCTGGGTTTAAAGAATGCCGTAAACATATTCAA AATGAAGATGTGGTGCGGCAGTTTTGCGATCGGACTTTAACATCTCGCTTGGGCATTCGTCTATTGGTTATCCATCACTTATCGCTACGCGAAgagaag CCTCATCATGTCGGCATCATCAATAAATCTGTTCGATTAAAGGATCTCGTTGAGAAATGGGCCGAATTTACCCGACGTTTAGCATTTCATCGTTACGGCAAGTCCCCTGATATTCGTTTGAGCGGACACGTCGGCTCAAGCTTCCCTTATATTACTCTACCGCTAG attatATATTACCagaattgtttaaaaatgcTGTACGCGCAACGATTGAATCTCATCCAGACGCTTCAGAATCGTCGCTGCCATCAGTTCATGTTACAATTGCAAATAATGAAGTAGATTTTATTCTTAG AATTTCTGATCGTGGAGGAGGCATTCCGCATGCCGTCCTGCCCAAAGTTATGTATTATAATTATACTACAGCGGAAGAGAGTACTGAGCAGCGACTCGCCGTTGATCCTCTTGGTAACATCATTGACGCCAGCAACCCTGGCTCAGGCTCTACCATGTCTCCCATGCACGGCTTCGGCTTTGGTCTGCCAACGTCAAGGGCCTATGCCGAGTATCTTGGGGGATCTCTGACAATTCAGTCCCTGCAAG GTTTAGGGACGGATGTTTACTTGCGTTTGAAGCATATCGACTCAAAGCACGACGCCTTCCGAATTTAG
- the LOC130700941 gene encoding dnaJ homolog subfamily C member 3-like, translated as MITLKMADWGPTLRQIYLVFICLISSGILAVHANVNPSEIEKHLELGKEMMAKGQLQDALTHFHAALEGDPNNYLTLYRRATVYLAQGRARAALEDLNRVLEIQPDFIQARSQKGNILMKLGRLDEAHIELEKVLKKEPANVEANKNYLAIETLKKSYMQARMFFSDKDHYHAIDVLTQIIEICPWDISLREMRSECYLAIGESSKAISDLKAATKLMSDNTGAFMKLSKLYYALGEPEESLNQVRECLKLDPEHKECFPHYKKVKKVAKLVQDLQANANDNNYQGCVASAKKVLKVDPNVPELLFLAEDKLCHCYLHLGEHTESLEFCSLALARHAEPRIFCDRAEDYVALDMLDEAQQDYSKALEIEESFARAKEGMQKVQKLQKQAKKRDYYKILGVKKNANKREIVKAYRKQAQQWHPDNFQNDEESRKKAEKKFIDIAAAKEVLTDPEKRQKYDNGEDPLDPESQQGQGFNPFQQGGFHNFHGGQFRFHFN; from the exons ATGATAACTTTAAAAATGGCTGATTGGGGTCCAACGCTTAGGCAAATCTACTTAGTGTTTATTTGTCTGATTAGCAGCGGGATACTTGCAG TTCATGCCAATGTCAATCCAtcagaaattgaaaaacatcTAGAACTTGGAAAGGAAATGATGGCAAAGGGTCAACTTCAGGATGCATTAACACATTTTCATGCAGCTCTAGAAGGAGACCCTAACAATTACTTAACATTGTACAGAAGAGCCACTGTATACCTTGCTCAGGGAAGGGCAAGGGCAGCTCTAGAAGATTTAAACAGGGTTCTAGAAATTCAGCCAGATTTCATCCAGGCCAGATCTCAAAAGGGGAACATACTGATGAAGCTTGGACGTCTAGATGAAGCTCATATTGAGTTGGAAAAAGTT CTTAAGAAAGAACCTGCAAACGTTGAAGCAAACAAGAATTATTTAGCAATTGAAACTTTGAAGAAAAGTTACATGCAGGCTCGGATGTTTTTCAGTGACAAGGACCACTATCATGCTATTGATGTCTTGACTCAAATTATAGAA ATTTGCCCATGGGATATTAGTTTGCGAGAAATGCGCTCCGAGTGCTATCTTGCCATTGGGGAGTCATCAAAAGCAATTTCAGATTTAAAAGCAGCCACAAAATTGATGTCGGACAATACGGGCGCATTCATGAAGCTGTCTAAATTGTATTATGCCTTAGGAGAACCAGAGGAATCTTTGAA TCAAGTCAGAGAGTGTTTGAAACTTGATCCAGAACACAAAGAATGCTTCCCCCACTATAAGAAGGTGAAGAAGGTTGCAAAACTTGTGCAGGATCTACAGGCTAATGCCAATGACAATAATTATCAAGGATGTGTTGCATCTGCTAAAAAG GTCTTGAAAGTGGATCCGAACGTACCAGAATTATTGTTTCTGGCTGAAGATAAACTCTGTCATTGTTATCTTCATTTGGGTGAGCATACAGAAAGTCTAGAGTTCTGTTCGTTAGCCTTGGCCCGACATGCAGAGCCGAGAATATTTTGTGACCGAGCCGAAGATTATGTCGCACTTGATATGCTTGATGAAGCTCAACAAGACTATTCTAAG GCGCTAGAAATTGAAGAATCGTTTGCGCGAGCAAAGGAAGGGATGCAAAAAGTccaaaaattgcaaaaacaaGCAAAGAAACGTGATTATTACAAGATTCTTGGCGTAAAAAAGAATGCCAATAAACGAGAAATCGTTAAAGCTTACCG aaaacaaGCACAGCAATGGCATCCAGACAACTTTCAAAATGATGAAGAGTCTAGAAAAAAGgctgaaaagaaatttattgaCATTGCTGCAGCTAAAGAGGTTTTGACGGATCCAG AAAAGCGTCAAAAGTACGACAACGGTGAGGATCCTTTGGATCCCGAATCCCAACAAGGCCAAGGCTTCAACCCTTTTCAACAAGGAGGATTCCATAATTTCCATGGTGGCCAGTTCAGGTTCCACTTTAattaa
- the LOC130700968 gene encoding mitochondrial import inner membrane translocase subunit TIM14-like — MASSAIVAGLGLAAVGFAGRMILRSAPTVTTKFNEILKQFPMDSESLLGSRYYKGGFDAKMSKREASLILGISPTANKIRIKEAHKRIMLANHPDRGGSPYLAAKINEAKDFMDNLK; from the exons ATG gcATCTTCGGCGATAGTTGCTGGCCTTGGTCTGGCTGCTGTTGGATTTGCTGGTCGTATGATTCTACGGTCTGCTCCCACAGTGACGACAAAATTTAACGAAATACTCAAGCAGTTTCCTATGGATTCCGAG TCTCTACTTGGTAGCCGATACTACAAAGGTGGCTTTGATGCAAAAATGTCCAAACGAGAAGCGTCCTTGATACTTGGTATATCACCCACAGCCAACAAAATTAGAATAAAAGAAGCTCACAAGAGAATTATGCTTGCAAATCATCCAGATAGAGGAGGTTCACCATACCTAGCAGCCAAGATCAATGAAGCTAAGGACTTTATGGATAATCTAAAATAA
- the LOC132088305 gene encoding transcription factor Dp-1-like, translated as MAQSTPTGNITNIWIQDANGQPQMIKVVHATAGKGVPVSMASGAVRAVLRSNGTVLAATPQMLQSLGRVARAPGPRGQVAAGQILAIPLSSGNGSTPGSKSAAVQLPVVPVVLSTPQRLNQQQQQQQQQGKNFISPILDHSGSRKRQDPDHEHGSESKRRKVDKGGKGLRHFSMKVCEKVQKKGTTTYNEVADELVAEFTDPSRCTSPADQYDQKNIRRRVYDALNVLMAMNIISKEKKEIKWLGLPTNSLQEFQALEAEKQRRLERIKQKTQQLQELVLQQIAFKSLVQRNKHNERLYGGPASNSTIQLPFLVVNTSKKTVIDCSISSDKMEYLFTFDDTFEIHDDIEVLKRMGMALGLNEATCTEENLAKAKSYVPRALEHYVDQLASGQAEPQWPEDVNPVVKETSDHFSSQGVRAVTPTASVSTGFSDSEDDDVDDDDDNSDVEIN; from the exons ATGGCACAGTCTACACCAACAGGAAATATCACAAATATTTGGATCCAAGATGCCAATG GTCAGCCCCAGATGATAAAAGTGGTGCATGCTACTGCCGGCAAAGGTGTACCAGTGTCCATGGCCTCTGGAGCAGTGAGAGCTGTATTAAGATCAAAT GGAACTGTTTTGGCTGCCACACCTCAGATGTTGCAGTCACTTGGGAGAGTAGCAAGAGCACCTGGGCCCCGGGGCCAGGTGGCAGCTGGTCAAATTCTAGCCATACCATTGTCTTCTGGAAATGGATCCACTCCTGGCAGCAAAAGTGCAGCTGTTCAGTTACCAGTTGTACCTGTTGTACTTAGCACTCCTCAACGTTTaaatcaacagcagcagcaacaacaacaacagggcAAAAACTTCATTTCGCCTATCCTTGATCACAGTGGTTCTCGAAAAAGACAAGATCCTGACCATGAACATGGTTCAGAGAG TAAACGGCGTAAGGTAGACAAAGGAGGGAAAGGTTTACGCCATTTTTCCATGAAGGTGTGTGAAAAAGTTCAGAAAAAGGGTACCACAACGTATAATGAGGTCGCCGATGAACTTGTAGCTGAATTCACCGACCCCTCTCGTTGCACGTCACCCGCTGACCAA TATGaccaaaaaaatattcgaCGTCGAGTCTATGATGCACTCAATGTGCTCATGGCCATGAATATtatttcgaaagaaaagaaagaaatcaaatggcTTGGTTTACCTACAAATTCGTTGCAAGAATTCCAGGCTCTGGAAGCAGAAAAGCAACGCCGTTTAGAGAGAATTAAGCAAAAGACCCAACAACTGCAAGAATTGGTTCTTCAACAAATCGCCTTTAAAAGCTTG GTCCAAAGAAACAAGCATAATGAGCGTCTGTACGGTGGCCCTGCCAGTAATTCAACCATACAGCTACCCTTTTTGGTCGTTAATACTAGCAAGAAAACGGTGATTGACTGCTCTATATCTAGCGATAAGATGGAGTATCTCTTCACATTTGATGATACTTTCGAAATTCATGACGATATTGAAGTACTCAAGCGAATGGGCATGGCTCTTGGGCTTAACGAAGCTACTTGCACTGAAGAGAATCTCGCAAAG GCCAAGTCTTATGTTCCAAGAGCCTTGGAACACTACGTTGATCAGTTGGCTAGTGGTCAAGCTGAGCCTCAGTGGCCGGAGGATGTCAACCCTGTGGTTAAGGAAACCTCTGACCATTTCAGTAGCCAAGGCGTCCGAGCAGTTACACCAACAGCCTCAGTCTCCACAGGTTTCTCCGACTCGGAAGACGACGACGtggatgacgatgatgataaCTCAGACGTGGAAATTAATTGA
- the LOC130700969 gene encoding F-box/SPRY domain-containing protein 1-like, producing the protein MHVDLLPDIILGSIFSYLSLQDLRSSSLVCKRWYSILNDEDNDVWRLHCIRKLAEEVLSSDLLSSTPTYKAKLKALYHAWNPEDCSRNIYIKPNGFTIHRNPVAQSTDAVRGKIGFSHGRHAWEVVWEGPLGTVAVVGIATKEATLQTHGYIALLGSDDQSWGWNLVDNHLLHNGDSQGNYPMLNNAPKYQVGERIRVILDCDDNTLAFERNYEFLGVAFRGLPEKLLYPSVSAVYGHTEVSMVYLGPPLDG; encoded by the exons ATGCACGTGGATTTGCTACCGGACATCATATTAGGAAGTATTTTTTCATACCTGTCGCTGCAGGATTTAAGAAGCAGTTCTTTGGTGTGCAAACGGTGGTACAG CATACTGAATGATGAGGATAATGATGTCTGGAGGTTGCATTGCATCCGCAAGTTGGCGGAAGAAGTCTTGAGCTCAGACCTTCTGTCTTCCACCCCTACCTACAAAGCAAAGTTAAAGGCATTGTACCATGCTTGGAATCCTGAAGATTGCTCCAGGAACATTTATATCAAACCTAATGGATTCACCATTCACAGGAACCCTGTTGCACAGAGTACTGATGCTGTCAGAGGAAAAATTG GATTCAGTCATGGTAGGCATGCTTGGGAGGTTGTATGGGAAGGCCCCCTTGGCACAGTTGCAGTTGTTGGAATTGCCACCAAGGAAGCAACTCTTCAG ACCCATGGATACATAGCTTTACTAGGATCTGATGACCAAAGCTGGGGTTGGAATTTGGTTGATAACCATTTATTACATAATGGAGATTCACAAGGCAATTACCCAATGCTGAACAATGCACCTAAATACCAA GTTGGAGAGCGAATACGAGTCATTCTCGATTGCGACGACAACACGTTAGCATTCGAGAGGAATTACGAGTTTCTTGGAGTGGCATTCAGAGGCTTACCAGAAAAGCTTTTATACCCTTCCGTGTCGGCTGTCTATGGGCACACGGAAGTCTCAATGGTCTACCTGGGCCCTCCTTTGGATGGCTAA